The following DNA comes from Oncorhynchus clarkii lewisi isolate Uvic-CL-2024 chromosome 22, UVic_Ocla_1.0, whole genome shotgun sequence.
tattgaaaatgagaatttaactgacttgcctagttaaataatggtaaaaAATAATTTGGTCATAAATCATCTTAAAACATATTTCATAGTGTgtctgaacttttgactggtactgtacatccttATGTGCACTAACTATTATCATAGGCTAATTCATTTGGGGTTCAACACCTGAGGAAGTGGAAACAGTAAATGTAATGTCCTAAAAATACTTAGCAGTTGTAGGCTACTACTCATGAGACCTATAGGTCTACTCGGAATGGCCGGTGCGCATGTCGCGAGCCGCTCCATCATATCTTGGTTGTAGAGTACTTGCTATTGAGCTAAATATTGAGagttgagaaaaaaaaatgtaaaaaaatacctaCAGACAGCCGAGACCCTACTTACTCCCTTCGACAGAGACAAGGGGACACTTCCAAAGCTGTGTTTTTCCCGCAATTTAATTTTGAAATGTTATACGATCAGAACAGATTTTTCTCTGGAGcacaagagggagaggagagtggctcGCTCACCACAGCTAAACAAGCACAGGGGCAAGGCAGAAAAATGAattacaggaatcatgaggataataCGCTTTACTCTTTGACCAAATCATGGTTTTAGCCACCTCAAAACTAGGACAATTTGAGTAAGTGACAATGTAGAATGTGCTCTTTCTACGTTAATAGGCACCCTTTTTTTTAACTATTTTTTTACGATCCATGATCTTGgctgtcagttaagaacaaattcttattttacaatgacggcctacccctgccaaaacctcccctaacggcgctgagccaattgtgcgctaccctatgggactcccgatcacacctggttgtgatatagcccgggatcaaaccagggtctgtagtgacgcctgtagcactgaaatgcagtgccttagaccgctgccccactcgGGCGCCCTAACTGATGACAGAGTCGTAGCAGGTCTCTTTACTAATGCAGTGTTTGACTTTGAATATGATTTTTCGGGGACTCAGCACAGCCTTTCAGAAAACTGGGCCTAACTGgacctacctgccctccaggacacctacagcaccgaaTATCACAAGAAtggcaaaaagatcatcaaggacaacaaccacccgagccactgcctgttcaccccatgcATCAAATCTTggtccgagagactgaaaaacagcttctatctcaaggccatcagactgttaaacagccatcactaacatagagaggctgctgccaacatacagactcaaatctcttgcCACTTCAATAAATAGATTAAtgaaggtatcactagtcactttaaataacaccactttaataatgtttgcatatcctacattactcatctcatatgtatatactgtattctatatcatctactgcatcttgcctatgccgcacggccatcgctcatccatatatttatatgtacatactcttattcatccctttatgtttgtgtgtataagggagttgtgaatttgttagattacttgttaaatattactgcattgtcagaactagaagcacaagcatttcgctacactcgcattaacatctgttaaccaagggtatgtgaccaataaaatttgatttggccGTTGCCCACTGTATATTAGAGAAAtagtgtttttaatttttttttttttacttaacaggCCCATGGGCCCTTTTGCATAATTTTTTTATTCAAAATTATTTTTGTGTGTCTCATTTCGACCAGCACACGATACTGAACAAATGTTCAGCCCAACTGGCATTTGCCAGTATTGCTAGATGACCAATCCGCCCCTGGTGGGAGGCGTCTCAGAGGAGGAATATGTACAAGTTTAAACAAGTTCTCAAAGCTGGAGGTCAGCCGGGAGCTAATATAAATGTGCTGCCGTTTGCGCGAGGGTATCAGGGGCCAAGAAAACATATCCCTCTCTATCTAGCTCTGACCTCCAACTCTTCAAAGCGCCTGACAGACACACCGAGCAGCACCCGATGTAGCGCGCGCCACGTGCCATGGCCACTCGCGAGGGCTGCCACTGTCCGGGCGCCGGGGGGCAAAACAATAATAACAGCATCCTGTACCATATACTGAAGAACGACAGACTCACGACCACCGAGGAACAACAAACAATAACAAaaccacaacaacaccaacagCATCGCTGGCACAGggtctcctcctgttcctcctcttcttcctcttcgtCGCGGCTTGAGCTAAGGCAACAACAGGCATGCTCCTGCGGCTCCTCACGGCGAAGGGGGTCTCTCCGGTCACCGCAGGTTACCTGCAAAGCCGCATCTGCGGTCCTCGTGAAGACTCTGCGGTTCGTGAAGAACGTGCCGTGTTTCCGCGAGCTGCCGGAGGATGACCAACTGCTGCTCGTTCGGAACTGCTGGGCGCCGCTGCTCGTGCTGGGCTTCGCGCAGGACCGGGTAGACTTCGAGACCACTGAGACTGCAGAGCCCAGCATGTTGCAACGGATCCTGACCGGTGGCTCTGGCAGCCAGAGCGGCTTAACGGACAGACAGGGTGAACCGCTGCTGGAGCAGAGCACGGAAACTTCTGGGGTCTCTCTCGTGGATATCCAGGGCATCAAAGCGTTCCTGAAGAAGTGTTGGGCTTTGG
Coding sequences within:
- the LOC139380619 gene encoding nuclear receptor subfamily 0 group B member 1-like, producing MATREGCHCPGAGGQNNNNSILYHILKNDRLTTTEEQQTITKPQQHQQHRWHRVSSCSSSSSSSSRLELRQQQACSCGSSRRRGSLRSPQVTCKAASAVLVKTLRFVKNVPCFRELPEDDQLLLVRNCWAPLLVLGFAQDRVDFETTETAEPSMLQRILTGGSGSQSGLTDRQGEPLLEQSTETSGVSLVDIQGIKAFLKKCWALDISTKEYAYIKGAVLFNSDLPGLRYLHYIQSLRREAHQALNEHVKLIHRDDTTRFAKLLITLSMLRAISPAVVAQLFFKPVIGAVNMEDVLLEMFYGK